The following are encoded together in the Deltaproteobacteria bacterium genome:
- the secF gene encoding protein translocase subunit SecF, whose translation MPTQIIPPDTKIDFLGKARLAVTVSVLIILAGLASALIQGVRWGIDFAGGTEMQVRFEQKVEDTGAVRDAVESVGVAEPTVVRVTEGGREAFTINFASKAEEEEKQGQIADRIQAALAEQVGPVEVERVEFVGPKVGAELRRDGTQAMLISGVLILLYVGLRFNLQFAPGGVVALIHDVLVTASIWQLLGQTFDLQVLAALLAIIGYSINDTIVIFDRIREMISTHTTHDIVEVTNRAVNLTLSRTILTSLLTMLSVIALLAFAGPVVFPFTATMGIGIIVGCYSTVYIASPVMLLMERWRSQRDPKAGKAKPGGGKRAKAARAN comes from the coding sequence GTGCCCACCCAGATCATCCCGCCGGACACGAAGATCGACTTCCTCGGCAAGGCCCGGCTCGCCGTCACCGTGTCGGTGCTGATCATCCTGGCCGGCCTCGCCTCGGCGCTGATCCAGGGCGTGCGCTGGGGCATCGACTTCGCGGGCGGCACCGAGATGCAGGTGCGCTTCGAGCAGAAGGTCGAGGACACGGGAGCCGTGCGCGACGCGGTGGAGTCGGTCGGCGTCGCCGAGCCCACCGTGGTGCGGGTCACCGAGGGTGGCCGCGAGGCCTTCACGATCAACTTCGCGAGCAAGGCCGAGGAGGAGGAGAAGCAGGGGCAGATCGCCGACCGCATCCAGGCCGCGCTCGCCGAACAGGTGGGCCCGGTCGAGGTGGAGCGCGTCGAGTTCGTGGGCCCCAAGGTGGGCGCGGAGCTGCGCCGCGACGGCACCCAGGCGATGCTGATCTCGGGGGTCCTGATCCTGCTCTACGTGGGCCTGCGCTTCAACCTGCAGTTCGCGCCGGGCGGCGTGGTGGCGCTGATCCACGACGTGCTCGTGACGGCGTCGATCTGGCAGCTCCTCGGCCAGACCTTCGACCTGCAGGTCCTGGCCGCGCTGCTCGCGATCATCGGCTACAGCATCAACGACACGATCGTGATCTTCGACCGCATCCGCGAGATGATCTCGACCCACACCACCCACGACATCGTCGAGGTCACGAATCGCGCGGTGAACCTGACGCTCTCGCGGACGATCCTGACCTCGTTGCTGACGATGCTCTCGGTGATCGCCCTGCTGGCCTTCGCCGGCCCGGTGGTCTTCCCCTTCACCGCGACGATGGGGATCGGGATCATCGTAGGCTGCTACTCGACGGTGTACATCGCGTCGCCGGTGATGCTGCTGATGGAGCGCTGGCGCAGCCAACGCGACCCGAAGGCCGGCAAGGCGAAGCCGGGCGGCGGGAAGCGCGCAAAGGCGGCGCGGGCGAACTAG
- a CDS encoding polymer-forming cytoskeletal protein: protein MANIGKSISLKGDLSGNEDLTIEGHVEGRVDLPNNLLTIGANGSVSAEVHAKTVVVVGKVTGNVSATERIEIQATGLVNGDVSAPRLVVAEGAVVNGSIEMGVKKGAAPTAVPSPGASVAPIGEKKALP from the coding sequence ATGGCGAACATCGGCAAGTCGATCTCCCTCAAGGGTGATCTCAGCGGAAACGAGGATCTGACCATCGAGGGCCACGTCGAGGGACGGGTCGATCTGCCCAACAACCTGCTGACGATCGGCGCCAACGGCAGCGTGAGCGCCGAGGTGCACGCGAAGACCGTGGTGGTGGTGGGCAAGGTGACCGGCAACGTGAGCGCCACCGAGCGCATCGAGATCCAGGCCACCGGGCTCGTGAACGGCGACGTGAGCGCCCCGCGCCTGGTGGTGGCCGAAGGCGCCGTCGTGAACGGCTCGATCGAGATGGGCGTGAAGAAGGGCGCGGCCCCGACCGCGGTCCCCTCGCCCGGCGCCTCGGTCGCCCCGATCGGCGAGAAGAAGGCGCTGCCCTAG